In one window of Microbacterium profundi DNA:
- a CDS encoding ImmA/IrrE family metallo-endopeptidase has product MPRYLDGTRAQVEAMRASWEADGGSLEKLTLDAFEALDNHPDLTIQRVAEFVPKDSQLDCSVAGGYRDTPPTLVVTESMSRRRQQFTLLHELGHHVQQTNLELGRRVVGHTDPTGFEDACCDAFAASILLPDDMVDDASRPFGGPTAQTAVELFELSNASRAAISVRLTERLKGSGVVTVVSEAGVVTFAAARGSMYPPARGSNQSENPLIRAALDDTDSTRVWSRDDARIWYLTGHSSNQLYGQAAWAGDRLFVVMVEESAPWRSFSPPRDFTATRTRSKCADCDTCGTNFEVRIYCFTCSRPKCPASHCACTKPAEMTCDTCYLVKHVSQFFGDSTTCVECS; this is encoded by the coding sequence ATGCCTCGCTACCTCGACGGAACACGCGCGCAGGTCGAAGCCATGCGCGCCTCCTGGGAAGCTGACGGCGGATCCCTCGAGAAACTCACGCTGGACGCGTTCGAAGCTCTCGACAACCACCCCGACCTGACAATCCAACGCGTCGCCGAGTTCGTGCCCAAGGACTCGCAACTCGACTGCTCGGTTGCGGGCGGGTACCGCGACACGCCGCCAACTCTCGTCGTGACCGAGTCCATGTCCAGACGACGCCAGCAGTTCACCCTGCTGCACGAACTCGGGCACCACGTTCAACAGACGAACCTTGAGCTGGGGCGCCGCGTCGTGGGACATACGGACCCCACGGGGTTCGAGGACGCCTGCTGCGACGCGTTCGCTGCGAGCATCCTGCTTCCGGACGACATGGTCGACGACGCGAGTCGCCCTTTCGGCGGCCCGACGGCGCAGACAGCCGTCGAGCTGTTCGAACTCTCCAACGCCTCGCGCGCAGCCATCAGCGTGCGTCTCACGGAACGACTGAAAGGCTCCGGAGTCGTCACGGTGGTGAGCGAGGCCGGGGTTGTCACGTTCGCCGCGGCGCGGGGATCCATGTATCCACCGGCGCGGGGCAGCAATCAGAGCGAGAACCCTCTCATCCGTGCCGCTCTCGACGACACCGATTCGACGCGCGTCTGGTCGCGGGACGATGCGCGCATTTGGTACCTCACTGGTCACTCATCGAACCAGCTCTACGGTCAAGCAGCCTGGGCGGGAGACCGCCTGTTCGTGGTCATGGTCGAGGAGTCGGCACCGTGGAGGAGCTTCTCACCGCCCCGAGACTTCACCGCAACGCGGACGAGGAGTAAATGCGCGGACTGCGACACCTGCGGAACGAACTTCGAAGTGCGGATCTACTGCTTCACCTGCAGCCGACCGAAGTGTCCCGCTAGTCACTGCGCGTGTACGAAACCTGCCGAGATGACGTGCGACACCTGCTATCTCGTCAAGCACGTCAGTCAGTTCTTCGGCGACTCCACAACGTGCGTGGAGTGCTCGTAG
- a CDS encoding multiubiquitin domain-containing protein, protein MAPTDSVRIFIDSKPFDTPKRRLTGAQLRMLTDPPADNIWLDLPDAQDHPIADQETVALTPGMRFFTDQARTIFIDKIPYQVRSATLTEDQLRAVTIPPIPETYGVWKDIPDEVDDPIGDGEIVPIAEGDRFVTRVIKIRITINRQPVTLEGRQHTGQSIKDAAIAQGVTIGADFLLSRKNGQKFKPVGDDEQIRVKRGDEFRALDGDDNS, encoded by the coding sequence ATGGCCCCGACCGACTCCGTCCGCATCTTCATCGACAGCAAGCCCTTCGACACACCCAAGCGTCGCCTCACCGGTGCTCAGCTTCGCATGCTGACCGACCCGCCCGCCGACAACATCTGGCTCGACCTTCCTGACGCGCAGGACCATCCTATTGCCGACCAGGAAACCGTTGCGCTGACGCCCGGGATGCGGTTCTTCACCGACCAGGCGCGCACGATCTTCATTGACAAGATCCCATACCAGGTCCGGTCCGCCACACTCACCGAGGACCAGCTTCGTGCGGTGACGATCCCTCCGATTCCGGAAACGTACGGCGTCTGGAAGGACATTCCCGACGAGGTCGACGACCCCATCGGCGACGGTGAGATCGTCCCCATCGCCGAGGGCGACCGCTTCGTTACACGCGTCATCAAGATCCGCATCACCATCAACCGCCAGCCGGTCACGCTCGAAGGCCGCCAGCACACCGGCCAGTCCATCAAGGATGCCGCCATTGCTCAGGGCGTCACCATCGGCGCTGACTTCCTGCTCTCCCGCAAGAACGGCCAGAAGTTCAAGCCAGTCGGTGACGACGAGCAGATCCGCGTCAAGCGCGGCGATGAGTTCCGTGCCCTCGACGGGGATGACAACTCGTGA
- a CDS encoding ThiF family adenylyltransferase, giving the protein MAGAAMNGRWSVTITGEQWDALHSHLFPGDGDEHGAVLRCGIARSDRGNRLLVRDIIPAIDGTDYVAGDRGYRKLTAEFVADNIDVCADEGLAYLAVHNHGGRQKVAFSDTDMASHERGYPALLDINGGAPVGALVFASDAVAGDIWLGDGQRESITHLRVVGRPQITLTPAPVVAALADPNFDRQTRIFGDRGQAILGGSKVAVVGLGGAGSLVSEYLARLGVGELILIDPDKIDPTNLPRVVGARRRDALAWLRHPARPWFLRRLGDRFAAHKVSIAARVAKEASSAIRVTAVPSSVMEPEVAALLTDCDHIFLAADSALARRLVNSVTHQYLIPSTQIGSKVSAKDGMITDIFSVSRASSPGSGCLQCNGLIPAWKLTAEATSPEQRKRQQYIDDDAVHAPSVITLNAVAASRAVDDWLMSVGGVVELGAPADHWVSYHPLTGEVVEIEPGKEEDCFQCGPNRFALGDGKELPVVPPSGNGG; this is encoded by the coding sequence ATGGCTGGAGCAGCGATGAATGGCCGATGGTCAGTGACCATCACCGGGGAACAGTGGGATGCTCTTCATTCCCACCTGTTCCCCGGTGACGGGGATGAGCACGGCGCCGTCCTCCGGTGCGGCATAGCCCGGAGCGACCGCGGCAACCGTCTGCTCGTGCGAGACATCATCCCGGCCATCGACGGCACCGACTACGTTGCTGGCGACCGCGGCTACCGCAAGCTGACGGCCGAGTTCGTCGCCGACAACATCGACGTATGTGCTGATGAAGGCCTCGCCTACCTGGCCGTCCATAACCACGGCGGACGACAGAAGGTGGCGTTCTCTGACACCGACATGGCATCCCACGAGCGGGGTTATCCGGCGCTGCTCGACATTAACGGGGGAGCACCTGTCGGGGCGCTCGTGTTCGCTTCTGACGCCGTCGCCGGCGACATCTGGCTCGGTGACGGGCAGCGCGAGTCCATCACGCACCTGCGGGTGGTGGGTCGCCCTCAGATCACGCTCACCCCGGCGCCGGTCGTAGCGGCCCTCGCAGATCCGAACTTCGACCGCCAGACGCGCATCTTCGGCGACCGCGGGCAGGCCATTCTCGGAGGCTCCAAGGTCGCCGTCGTCGGGCTTGGCGGGGCAGGCTCCCTGGTCTCCGAGTATCTCGCGCGCCTCGGCGTGGGAGAGCTCATCCTGATCGACCCAGACAAGATCGACCCGACGAACCTGCCTCGTGTCGTGGGCGCTCGTCGCCGAGACGCACTGGCCTGGCTTCGGCACCCGGCCCGACCCTGGTTTCTTCGTCGGCTGGGCGACAGATTCGCAGCGCACAAGGTCAGTATCGCCGCCCGTGTGGCGAAGGAAGCTTCGTCAGCGATCCGCGTAACCGCTGTTCCGAGTTCGGTGATGGAACCGGAGGTCGCGGCGCTGCTCACCGACTGCGACCACATCTTCCTCGCGGCCGACTCTGCTCTCGCGCGACGGCTCGTAAACTCCGTCACGCACCAGTACCTGATCCCGAGCACGCAGATCGGCTCGAAGGTCAGCGCGAAGGACGGAATGATCACGGACATCTTCTCGGTGTCGCGGGCGAGCAGCCCCGGAAGCGGTTGTCTGCAGTGCAATGGACTGATCCCCGCGTGGAAGCTCACCGCCGAGGCCACCAGCCCTGAACAGCGCAAGCGCCAGCAGTACATCGACGACGATGCCGTACACGCACCGAGCGTCATCACGCTGAACGCGGTCGCCGCGTCCCGCGCCGTTGACGACTGGTTGATGTCCGTTGGGGGTGTCGTCGAGCTGGGCGCCCCAGCAGACCACTGGGTCAGCTACCACCCGCTCACCGGCGAGGTCGTCGAGATCGAACCTGGCAAGGAGGAGGACTGCTTCCAGTGTGGACCGAACCGCTTCGCGCTCGGCGATGGCAAGGAGCTACCGGTCGTACCGCCTTCCGGCAACGGCGGGTAG